One Bacillus sp. (in: firmicutes) DNA segment encodes these proteins:
- a CDS encoding enoyl-CoA hydratase/isomerase family protein: MNVVLLEQKQHVAYVTLNRPEMMNAFNYDMLLKLEQVVESIRINPDIRVVVFTGAGERAFSVGADLKERKTLTEQQVKRNVYKIGEVFSAIDDLPQPTIAMINGYAFGGGMELALACDFRFASKQALMGLTETSLGIIPGAGGTQRLPRIVGEAKALELILTAKKMTAEEAYSYGLLTGIIEGHELSDQVDVFVQRLLANGPIAVQQAKFAVKHGMQVDLQTGLHLERKAYEITIPTEDRVEALRAFAEKRKPVFQGK, encoded by the coding sequence ATGAACGTTGTGCTGCTTGAACAAAAACAGCATGTGGCGTACGTAACATTAAATCGTCCAGAAATGATGAACGCTTTTAATTACGATATGCTGTTAAAGCTCGAACAGGTAGTGGAATCCATCCGGATTAATCCGGATATTCGGGTCGTCGTCTTTACCGGTGCCGGAGAGCGGGCGTTTAGCGTGGGAGCCGATTTAAAAGAGCGGAAAACATTAACAGAACAACAAGTGAAGCGGAATGTGTATAAAATTGGAGAAGTATTTTCCGCTATTGATGACCTCCCTCAGCCAACGATTGCCATGATAAATGGATATGCGTTCGGAGGTGGCATGGAGTTAGCGTTAGCCTGTGACTTCCGTTTTGCTAGCAAACAAGCGTTGATGGGATTGACGGAAACGAGCTTAGGAATCATTCCAGGTGCCGGCGGGACGCAGCGACTTCCGCGCATCGTTGGGGAAGCAAAGGCGCTTGAGCTAATATTAACGGCGAAAAAAATGACCGCCGAAGAGGCGTATTCCTATGGGTTATTAACCGGAATAATTGAAGGTCATGAACTTTCAGATCAAGTCGATGTATTTGTGCAGCGTTTGCTAGCCAATGGACCGATCGCTGTTCAACAGGCCAAATTTGCTGTGAAACATGGAATGCAAGTAGATTTACAGACAGGTCTTCATTTGGAACGTAAAGCATATGAAATAACCATTCCAACCGAAGATCGTGTGGAAGCATTACGTGCCTTTGCCGAAAAACGGAAGCCAGTCTTTCAAGGAAAATAA
- a CDS encoding helix-turn-helix transcriptional regulator, whose product MKKIQQTIGENLKTLRQSRGLSLDQTSALTGVSKAMLGQIERGESNPTVATLWKIANGLKVSFSSLLKVANAPVTIIRHHENEPIPEDDGKYRVYPIIPFDPEKKFEVYIIELDPGCNYVNTGHAPGMEEYITMIKGTMHITVDETVYTLNQGDSLHFQGNVYHVYENRTNETIMCQMMIYYTED is encoded by the coding sequence ATGAAAAAAATTCAACAAACCATCGGTGAAAATTTAAAAACATTACGACAAAGCCGCGGCCTTAGTTTAGATCAAACATCCGCGCTAACAGGTGTAAGTAAAGCCATGCTCGGCCAAATTGAACGCGGGGAGTCAAATCCAACGGTTGCGACTCTATGGAAAATCGCCAACGGGTTAAAAGTTTCCTTTTCTTCTTTGTTAAAAGTAGCTAATGCACCTGTCACCATTATTCGGCATCATGAAAACGAACCGATTCCCGAAGATGATGGAAAATATCGCGTCTATCCTATCATCCCATTTGACCCCGAAAAAAAGTTTGAAGTATATATTATTGAGCTTGACCCAGGTTGTAACTATGTCAATACTGGTCATGCTCCAGGAATGGAAGAATATATTACGATGATAAAGGGGACGATGCACATTACTGTTGACGAAACAGTCTATACGTTAAATCAAGGTGACTCCTTGCACTTTCAAGGAAACGTATACCACGTGTATGAAAATCGCACCAACGAAACCATTATGTGTCAAATGATGATTTATTACACAGAGGATTAA
- a CDS encoding AzlC family ABC transporter permease, which produces MELPVEQVKRKSEFTKGLQAGISIGIGYFPIALTFGLLAKSTHLSLLDTVLMSVIVFAGASQYISLNLLAAGVTGFEIVLTTFIVNIRHLLMAASLNEKMEEDAVWKKALYAFGMTDETFSIAATQKGTVSSAYFFGVIFIAYTSWVVNSALGHIVGANLPSVLQESMTIGLYAMFIGLLVPSMKQSAKVVHLAIIAASFNSIFVFSNVLSSGWAIVCSTILSSVIVEWIEQFRKKGVKLHAD; this is translated from the coding sequence GTGGAATTGCCGGTCGAACAAGTGAAGCGAAAGTCTGAATTTACGAAAGGATTACAGGCAGGGATTAGCATTGGGATTGGGTATTTTCCAATCGCTTTAACGTTCGGACTGTTAGCAAAATCGACTCATTTGTCCCTTTTGGACACCGTGTTGATGAGCGTGATCGTGTTTGCGGGGGCGTCCCAATACATTTCATTGAACTTATTAGCGGCTGGGGTTACCGGATTTGAAATAGTTCTGACGACGTTTATTGTTAATATTCGCCATTTGTTAATGGCGGCCTCTTTAAACGAAAAAATGGAAGAAGATGCCGTGTGGAAAAAGGCGCTTTATGCGTTTGGGATGACCGATGAGACATTTTCGATTGCCGCAACTCAAAAAGGAACCGTGTCATCAGCCTACTTTTTTGGAGTTATTTTTATAGCCTATACTAGTTGGGTGGTCAACTCGGCTTTAGGACATATCGTTGGGGCGAATTTGCCGTCTGTTTTGCAAGAAAGTATGACCATTGGTTTGTACGCTATGTTTATCGGTCTTTTAGTACCGTCAATGAAGCAAAGTGCCAAAGTGGTTCATTTAGCTATAATTGCTGCTTCCTTTAACTCGATATTTGTATTCAGCAATGTGTTATCCAGTGGCTGGGCAATCGTTTGTTCGACCATTTTGTCCTCCGTTATTGTAGAATGGATTGAACAATTTCGAAAAAAGGGGGTTAAGCTTCATGCAGACTAA
- a CDS encoding AzlD domain-containing protein has product MQTNLIWVILGMGLVTYIPRMLPFLLLKNMELPAFWQNVLKNVPYATLGALILPGVLFIQESIWYGVVGAATAFVLAFIEMNVIVVVLGSIGMLALVSIIF; this is encoded by the coding sequence ATGCAGACTAATTTGATTTGGGTCATTTTAGGAATGGGACTGGTCACGTATATTCCCCGAATGTTACCCTTTCTCTTGTTGAAAAACATGGAGCTCCCTGCGTTTTGGCAAAACGTGTTAAAAAATGTTCCTTACGCTACATTAGGTGCACTTATACTCCCAGGTGTATTATTTATTCAAGAGAGTATATGGTATGGTGTCGTTGGGGCCGCAACAGCCTTCGTATTAGCTTTTATCGAAATGAACGTAATTGTGGTTGTGCTTGGCTCAATCGGTATGTTAGCACTTGTTTCTATCATTTTTTAA
- a CDS encoding M48 family metallopeptidase: MVRKWTFFSIGGYLLFVLVMYAYIFHWANTSIPEWYEGTSADPATFLNDRELMLSEKYSAIRNFLFFLATPFEWFIYFFLIIWGFSRKFEEWGKKTSRLSFVQTAVYLFWFYLVATVITLPLNYISYYYSVQYGITTQTFSLWMKDQLIDFWVNYVIMYIVVLVLYWLMARFQQRWWLVAWILSIPFTLFLMFIQPVMIDPLYNDFYPLQNKELEKKILTLAEEAGIPAKHVYEVNMAEKTNALNAYVTGIGSNSRIVLWDTTLNQLSEDEILFVMAHEMAHYVEKHIYFGIAVYLLLSFVGLWLTAKWMRAFITKYGKTFHLEHVHQLRTLPLFFLFTSMLLFAVSPLSNAVSRYEETRADKYAIELTENKEAAIGTFQELTKASLSQVHPPFFVKLFRYSHPSMLDRIMMIETYPIEDDEE; encoded by the coding sequence ATGGTCCGGAAATGGACGTTTTTTTCAATAGGCGGATATCTTTTATTTGTATTGGTTATGTATGCGTATATATTTCATTGGGCTAATACAAGTATTCCAGAATGGTATGAAGGGACAAGTGCGGACCCAGCAACATTTTTAAATGACCGAGAACTGATGTTAAGTGAGAAGTATTCTGCCATTCGAAACTTTTTATTTTTTTTAGCAACCCCATTTGAATGGTTCATTTACTTTTTCCTGATCATTTGGGGATTTTCACGAAAGTTTGAAGAGTGGGGGAAAAAAACTTCTCGTTTATCGTTTGTACAAACAGCTGTTTATTTGTTTTGGTTTTATTTAGTGGCAACGGTGATTACATTACCATTGAATTATATATCCTACTATTATTCGGTTCAATATGGTATTACAACCCAAACGTTTTCGCTTTGGATGAAGGATCAGTTAATCGATTTTTGGGTCAATTACGTCATTATGTACATTGTCGTTTTAGTACTTTATTGGTTAATGGCACGGTTTCAACAACGTTGGTGGCTCGTTGCTTGGATATTGTCGATTCCGTTTACATTGTTTCTTATGTTTATTCAACCGGTCATGATTGATCCGTTGTACAACGATTTTTATCCATTGCAAAATAAAGAATTAGAAAAGAAAATTTTAACGTTGGCAGAAGAAGCAGGAATACCTGCCAAGCATGTGTATGAAGTGAACATGGCTGAAAAAACGAATGCGTTAAACGCATATGTGACCGGAATTGGTTCCAACTCCCGTATTGTACTTTGGGATACGACGTTAAATCAATTAAGTGAGGACGAAATTTTATTCGTCATGGCGCACGAAATGGCTCATTATGTAGAAAAGCATATTTATTTTGGTATTGCAGTTTATTTACTATTATCGTTTGTCGGGCTTTGGTTAACTGCAAAATGGATGCGAGCCTTTATCACCAAATACGGAAAAACATTTCACTTGGAACACGTTCATCAATTGCGTACTTTACCACTATTCTTTCTTTTTACGTCCATGTTGCTTTTTGCGGTCAGTCCGTTATCAAACGCGGTGTCACGTTATGAAGAAACCCGTGCCGACAAGTATGCGATTGAGTTAACCGAAAATAAAGAGGCAGCGATTGGTACGTTTCAAGAACTTACGAAAGCAAGCCTAAGTCAAGTTCATCCACCATTTTTCGTGAAGCTGTTTCGCTATAGCCATCCGTCGATGTTGGACCGGATTATGATGATTGAAACGTATCCAATCGAAGATGATGAAGAATAA
- a CDS encoding IDEAL domain-containing protein, with protein sequence MKNEKSYTELMKSCAMTWNKDKERTVLDIYIDTLLYEVQLNREKERLLNEIDTSLDRYDKASFMHYSSQYIKLMECFG encoded by the coding sequence ATGAAAAATGAAAAGTCTTACACAGAGTTAATGAAGTCTTGTGCGATGACCTGGAATAAAGACAAAGAGCGGACGGTTTTGGACATTTATATCGACACGCTATTGTATGAAGTACAGTTGAATAGAGAAAAAGAGCGCCTACTCAACGAAATCGATACCTCTTTGGATCGCTACGACAAAGCTTCATTTATGCATTATTCTTCCCAATACATTAAGCTTATGGAATGTTTCGGTTAA
- a CDS encoding competence protein ComK, with product MIEEYEVNPHTMLLFPIKYGSKIYTEVFELSDQFLSPFKPLDIVKKSCEFFGSSYEGRRQGAKQLIGSGHKPPIIIDPHTSIFLFPTMSPSKQECIWISHEHVVSHERLDTNTTSVTFRNKQTFRLPVSYSVFNSQLLRTALLRTRLSQRMEEMERRAHFIYFPMTKTKAAEHVHPYTWSVEKKH from the coding sequence ATGATTGAAGAGTACGAAGTGAATCCACATACGATGTTGCTTTTTCCTATAAAATATGGATCAAAAATTTATACGGAAGTGTTTGAACTATCGGATCAGTTTTTATCTCCATTTAAACCGTTAGATATTGTGAAAAAAAGCTGTGAGTTTTTTGGATCCTCTTACGAAGGAAGGAGGCAAGGGGCAAAGCAACTCATCGGCTCTGGACACAAACCTCCAATCATCATTGATCCTCACACATCTATTTTTCTCTTTCCCACCATGTCTCCCTCGAAGCAGGAGTGTATTTGGATTTCCCATGAACACGTCGTTTCTCATGAGCGGCTAGATACCAACACGACAAGCGTTACGTTCCGGAATAAACAAACGTTTCGCCTTCCAGTATCGTACAGTGTTTTCAATTCGCAATTATTGCGCACGGCTCTTTTACGGACAAGACTTTCACAACGAATGGAAGAAATGGAGCGAAGAGCCCATTTTATCTACTTTCCAATGACCAAGACAAAAGCGGCAGAACACGTTCATCCGTATACGTGGTCTGTGGAGAAAAAACATTAG
- a CDS encoding YjiH family protein: MEARRINSVENTGVKQGFLAKQYLKFLLPSLLGVLLFLVPIQVNGKVTIGLGVMADWLQVAIADYIPLFMTGVICLSAAGSFIVKIIDLPAIKKNAWLTSLFDVSPFWLTLRIIGSVFAIFTLNEVGPEFIWSKLTGGVVLFDLIPVLMVWFLFASLFMPLLLEFGLMDFIGTMVRKVMYPVFKLPGRSSIDAMASWMGSGTVGVLITTQQYESGYYTKREAAVVATNFSIASIAFSLVIAKFIKIDDMFVEFYFTVVVAGIIAAIICPRIPPLSLKKDTYYEPVGKQIDEFVPSGVSSFRWAIEKAVEKAEQVKSIRQVVIKGMYNVVDIWFGLIPLVMALGTVALIVAEYTPIFNYLSYPFVPFLNLLQLPEAEAAAPAMIVGFADMFLPAVIGSGIESEITRFVIAVLSLTQLIYMSEIGILLLKSKIPISFVELFIIFLQRTIITLPVAALMAHLFFF, from the coding sequence ATGGAAGCGAGACGAATAAATTCAGTAGAAAATACAGGAGTAAAACAAGGCTTTTTAGCAAAGCAATACTTAAAATTTTTGTTGCCGTCGTTATTAGGAGTTCTCCTCTTCCTTGTTCCTATTCAAGTAAATGGAAAGGTTACGATTGGTCTAGGAGTGATGGCAGATTGGCTGCAGGTGGCCATTGCTGATTACATACCATTATTTATGACGGGTGTTATTTGCTTATCTGCTGCTGGGAGTTTCATCGTAAAAATAATTGATCTGCCTGCGATAAAAAAGAATGCATGGTTAACTAGCTTGTTTGATGTTAGTCCATTTTGGTTGACCTTACGAATCATCGGTTCTGTTTTTGCAATATTTACATTGAACGAAGTCGGCCCGGAATTTATTTGGTCTAAATTGACTGGCGGTGTTGTTCTCTTTGATTTAATCCCTGTGTTAATGGTTTGGTTTTTATTTGCCAGCCTTTTTATGCCGCTTTTACTAGAGTTTGGACTAATGGATTTTATTGGGACGATGGTTCGTAAGGTGATGTATCCGGTATTCAAATTGCCTGGACGTTCGTCGATTGATGCGATGGCATCGTGGATGGGCAGTGGAACCGTTGGTGTATTGATTACGACCCAGCAATATGAATCTGGTTATTATACGAAGCGTGAAGCAGCGGTAGTAGCAACCAACTTTTCAATCGCTTCCATCGCTTTTAGTTTAGTAATTGCCAAGTTTATCAAAATTGATGATATGTTTGTAGAATTTTATTTTACAGTTGTTGTTGCTGGTATCATTGCAGCAATTATTTGTCCGAGAATCCCACCGCTTTCATTAAAAAAAGATACCTACTATGAGCCTGTTGGAAAGCAAATCGATGAGTTTGTGCCAAGCGGTGTTTCCAGTTTCCGCTGGGCAATTGAAAAAGCGGTTGAAAAAGCAGAACAGGTAAAAAGTATTCGTCAAGTCGTTATTAAAGGGATGTACAATGTGGTTGATATTTGGTTTGGATTGATCCCGCTCGTGATGGCATTAGGGACAGTTGCCCTAATTGTTGCAGAATATACACCGATTTTTAACTATTTATCCTATCCTTTTGTTCCATTTTTAAATCTATTACAGCTTCCAGAGGCTGAAGCAGCTGCACCGGCGATGATCGTAGGCTTCGCTGATATGTTTTTGCCGGCTGTAATCGGAAGCGGGATTGAATCAGAAATTACACGATTTGTTATTGCCGTTCTGTCCTTAACCCAACTGATTTATATGTCTGAAATCGGAATTCTGCTCTTGAAATCCAAAATTCCGATTTCGTTTGTTGAACTGTTTATTATCTTTTTACAAAGAACGATCATTACGTTGCCAGTTGCTGCTTTAATGGCACATTTATTCTTCTTCTAA
- a CDS encoding aspartate aminotransferase family protein, whose translation MGKEWSYLIEKMSNLLAPSMAKDHPNLPVIKEEGCYYYGMDGKKYLDFTSGIATTNVGHRHPKVVQAIKDGADQLAHGPSGVIIYESILTLADRLAKILPGNLDCFFFGNSGTEAIEGAIKLAKHVTQRPFIVSFIGCFHGRSMGALSVTTSKSKYRKFLQPTGSYQIPYADTRECPEGVDPETYVVEKLEKDFQRLFDHQVTPEEVAAVIVEPVLGEGGYIVPPKAWLKKLREICDRHNILLIFDEVQTGFGRTGEWFAAQTFDVVPDIMAIAKGIANGLPLSATVASKELMKQWPLGSHATTFGGNPIACSAALAVLDVIEQENLLENTKKMGAYAVEKLKELKEKHPVIGDIRAIGLMIGIEIIDPKTKKPNSDGLFRILDLALEKGVLFYFCGNKTEVIRMIPPLTVTKEQIDVGLKMLDDALTIYEEEIGICV comes from the coding sequence ATGGGTAAAGAATGGAGTTATCTTATCGAAAAAATGTCTAATCTTTTAGCACCAAGTATGGCAAAGGACCATCCGAATTTGCCAGTCATAAAAGAAGAGGGTTGCTATTATTACGGTATGGATGGAAAAAAATATTTAGATTTTACGTCAGGAATTGCCACAACCAATGTTGGTCATCGTCATCCAAAAGTCGTACAAGCCATTAAAGATGGTGCCGATCAGCTGGCGCATGGGCCTTCAGGTGTCATTATCTATGAATCTATTTTAACGTTAGCTGACCGATTGGCGAAAATATTACCAGGAAATTTGGATTGTTTCTTTTTTGGTAATAGCGGTACAGAAGCGATTGAAGGAGCGATTAAGTTAGCGAAACATGTGACACAGCGCCCCTTTATAGTTTCGTTTATCGGATGTTTTCACGGGCGCTCAATGGGAGCGTTAAGTGTCACAACTTCAAAAAGTAAATACCGTAAATTTTTACAGCCCACGGGTTCCTATCAAATCCCTTATGCCGATACAAGGGAATGCCCTGAAGGTGTGGATCCCGAAACGTATGTAGTGGAAAAGTTGGAAAAAGATTTTCAGCGTCTGTTTGACCACCAAGTCACACCTGAAGAGGTTGCTGCTGTTATTGTTGAACCTGTATTAGGTGAAGGGGGATATATTGTTCCGCCAAAGGCATGGCTGAAAAAACTGCGGGAAATTTGTGACCGCCACAACATACTTCTTATTTTTGATGAGGTCCAAACAGGGTTTGGACGTACAGGTGAATGGTTTGCTGCCCAAACGTTTGATGTTGTTCCAGACATTATGGCGATTGCGAAAGGAATTGCCAATGGTCTTCCGTTAAGTGCAACGGTTGCTTCAAAAGAATTAATGAAACAATGGCCGTTAGGCAGTCATGCAACAACATTTGGCGGTAATCCAATTGCATGTTCAGCAGCCCTTGCTGTATTAGATGTGATTGAACAAGAAAATTTATTAGAAAACACGAAAAAAATGGGTGCATATGCTGTTGAGAAATTGAAGGAATTAAAAGAAAAACACCCTGTCATTGGTGATATTCGTGCGATTGGATTGATGATCGGAATTGAGATCATTGACCCGAAAACAAAAAAACCAAATTCAGACGGTTTATTTAGAATATTAGATTTGGCATTAGAAAAAGGTGTCCTCTTCTATTTTTGTGGAAATAAAACTGAAGTCATTCGAATGATACCACCATTAACCGTAACGAAAGAACAAATTGACGTTGGCTTAAAAATGCTTGATGATGCGTTGACAATCTACGAGGAAGAAATTGGAATATGTGTATAA
- a CDS encoding S9 family peptidase: MGKRKVECRVKKRCVVAEDLYRIKSVTDPQLSPDGKELLYVQTTMNEEKNEYQSHIFYMDLEARENVQWTHGEHRNMTPRWSPDGKKIVFVSNRTGKNQLFLLPKYGGEAKQLTFFTNGAQHPVWSPCGTKIACSISIKEGESIEEGQEQEKELQPIEVEWMKYKQDGLGMVDGSRSHIVVIDIETGEVEQITEGDTDFRLQSWSPDGRYIAYVADQSEDKDVSFHEDVYLYDRKTNTHRKLTNTSGFYDGVTWSKNGQYLTFIGHQREFENATLSRIWLYNWENEELQCFTSEFDAPVGNYLLGDVQQGIVTPGVLWADDHHSFYFMATDRGNTGIYYGSCAGEIYPALLESQYVYGFTLDAARHRGVVAISTPTDPGDLYFIDFTTGEKERLTNVNKEWKEEVLLSEPEDFEYEGAEGWTIHGWLMKPARYKEGEKYPLVLQIHGGPHMMYGFGFFHEFQLLASQGYAVLYVNPRGSHGYGQTFVNAVRGDYGGNDYVDLMKGVDYVLSRYSFIDEERLGVTGGSYGGFMTNWIVAHTNRFKAAVTQRSISNWISFYGVSDIGYYFSEWQIGGDLDNMEKLWKHSPLAYVNNVETPLLILHSEKDFRCPIEQAEQLFIALKRKKKVTKFIRFPESNHDLSRSGKPSLRIKRLHYICEWFQQYLVPKK, encoded by the coding sequence ATGGGTAAAAGAAAGGTGGAATGTAGGGTGAAGAAGCGCTGTGTCGTAGCGGAAGATTTATACCGAATCAAAAGTGTAACCGATCCGCAGTTATCGCCGGACGGAAAAGAATTGCTATATGTCCAAACAACAATGAATGAAGAGAAAAACGAATACCAGTCGCACATTTTTTATATGGATTTAGAAGCTAGAGAAAATGTTCAATGGACACATGGAGAACACCGGAATATGACTCCTCGTTGGTCACCAGATGGGAAAAAGATTGTTTTTGTTTCGAATCGCACAGGTAAAAATCAGCTCTTTTTGTTACCGAAATATGGTGGAGAAGCGAAACAGCTTACGTTTTTTACAAATGGGGCTCAACATCCTGTCTGGTCTCCGTGTGGAACGAAAATTGCTTGTTCCATATCCATTAAAGAAGGCGAATCGATAGAGGAAGGTCAGGAACAAGAAAAAGAGCTTCAACCTATTGAAGTCGAATGGATGAAGTATAAACAAGATGGACTGGGAATGGTGGATGGCAGTCGATCGCACATTGTCGTCATCGATATCGAAACTGGGGAAGTAGAACAAATTACGGAAGGTGATACTGACTTTCGCCTCCAATCATGGTCACCAGATGGACGATACATAGCGTATGTAGCTGATCAATCAGAAGATAAAGATGTATCGTTTCATGAAGACGTCTATTTGTACGACCGTAAAACGAACACCCATCGGAAATTGACAAATACGTCTGGTTTTTACGACGGAGTCACCTGGTCGAAAAATGGTCAATACTTGACGTTTATCGGTCATCAACGCGAGTTTGAAAACGCAACACTTTCTCGCATTTGGTTGTACAATTGGGAAAACGAAGAACTGCAATGTTTTACAAGTGAATTTGATGCACCGGTAGGAAACTATTTATTAGGTGATGTCCAGCAAGGCATTGTGACACCTGGGGTTTTATGGGCGGACGACCATCATAGCTTTTATTTCATGGCGACTGATCGTGGAAATACGGGCATTTATTACGGTAGTTGTGCGGGAGAAATTTACCCAGCCTTACTGGAATCTCAATATGTGTACGGTTTTACGTTAGATGCGGCTCGGCACCGTGGAGTCGTAGCCATCAGTACTCCGACGGATCCAGGAGATTTATACTTCATTGATTTTACAACGGGTGAAAAAGAACGCTTGACCAACGTCAATAAAGAATGGAAAGAAGAGGTGTTATTGTCTGAACCGGAAGATTTCGAATACGAAGGTGCTGAAGGATGGACTATTCATGGGTGGCTTATGAAACCCGCACGTTATAAGGAGGGAGAAAAGTATCCGCTCGTTCTCCAAATTCATGGAGGACCGCATATGATGTACGGATTCGGATTTTTCCATGAATTTCAATTGCTCGCTTCTCAAGGGTATGCCGTATTGTATGTGAATCCAAGAGGAAGCCATGGGTATGGTCAAACGTTTGTAAATGCTGTGCGGGGAGATTATGGCGGAAACGATTACGTCGATCTCATGAAAGGTGTGGATTACGTGTTATCCCGTTATTCGTTTATCGACGAGGAACGATTAGGTGTGACAGGTGGAAGCTACGGTGGGTTTATGACGAATTGGATTGTCGCTCATACCAATCGATTTAAAGCTGCGGTCACGCAACGATCGATTTCCAACTGGATCAGTTTCTATGGGGTAAGTGATATCGGCTATTATTTTTCTGAATGGCAAATTGGCGGTGACTTAGACAATATGGAAAAGCTATGGAAGCATTCTCCGCTCGCATATGTAAACAATGTCGAAACGCCGCTCCTTATTTTGCATAGTGAAAAAGATTTCCGCTGCCCAATTGAACAAGCAGAACAATTATTTATTGCTTTAAAAAGGAAAAAGAAAGTAACTAAGTTTATCCGCTTTCCGGAATCGAATCACGATTTATCTCGAAGTGGAAAGCCGTCACTACGCATCAAACGACTTCATTATATTTGCGAATGGTTTCAACAATACCTCGTACCAAAAAAATAA